CGCCACTTGGCCAGGGCCCGATCCAGCGCCGCCTGGTCGACCGGCGTGCTCTGGAGCGTTCCGATCGCTCCGTCGACCTCTCGCATGATCTGATCGCCCTTCACGCTCGAGTCGTGATAGAGCGACGCCATCCATAGAGTTGGGCCGTTGTAATTGAACATGTGCCCGAGCGGCCAGTTGATACCGCCTTCCACCTGGTCGGTGAACCCGTTACGTTGCACGAGTGCCTGGTGCAGCAGGCTGTCGTCTCCCTGGAGGAGAATCTGGTCGAGCACACCCAGAGCGAAGTATTCCGGGGAGCCTCGGTCCGGCATGCGATACGCGAAGGCGAGCGCGGGACGATTCGCCTGCGGCGCCACGCGTGAGCCGTGCCGTTCCTCTTTTTGCGGCGGCTCGGAAATGTCTGGCAGCGCGGCCGTCTCGGCCCTCGGAATATCTGCGAAGTACTCGCGGATCCAGGTCAACGCCTGCTTCGACTCGAAGTCGCCCACGACGACCAGGGCAGCATTATTTGGCGCGTAATACGACTTGAAGAAGCGCTCGACATCCGACAAGCTCGCCGCATCGAGGTCTGCCATCTCGCCGTAGAAATTGTGTGAGTTGTACCAATTCGTGAACGCGACTTGCGGCACATCGAGCCACGGAAAGCCGCCGTAGGGCTGATTGAGCACGTTGACACGCACCTCGTTCTTGACCACGTCGCGCTGATTCTTCAAGTTCTCCTCGGTGATGGCGAGGCCGCGCAGGCGGTCCGCCTCGGCCCAGAGCATGGTCTCGAGCTTGTGCGAAGGGACGATCTCGAAGTAGTTCGTGAAGTCGTATCGCGTGGAGCCGTTGAGAATGCCCCCGTTCTGCTGCACGAGCTGAATGAACTCCATCTTCCCGAGGTTCGCCGATCCCTGGAACATCATGTGCTCGAACAGATGCGCAAAGCCGGTGCGTTCCTTCGGCTCGATGCGAAATCCAATGTTGTAATAGACGGCAACCGTCACGATGGGCGAGGTCGTGTCTGGCGAAAGCACCACCTTCAGCCCGTTATCGAGCGTGTGATACTCGACCGGCACGCTGAAGGCGTCCGTGGTCTCTTGGCTTTCCTCCTGCGTTGCGCAGCCGAGCGCCAGTGCGCTCAGCGCCGCGATGAGCGCAAGACGAGGCAGCTCGCTTCTTGTCATGTCACCCCCTATGGAACCGCCGGAACCAGTCCGTTCAGACAGCGATCTTGGTCTCGATCGCGTCGTAATCGACACGCACGCCACGGTCTGTCGCGTCGAGAAGCCCCGCGCCTGTTAGAGCTTGGACATCCGCGTGCACGTTTCTGTAGTCGCGTCCCAGGGCCTGCGCCAGCGCTCGGACACTGGTGACCTTGTGCCGGCGTACATACCGCAGTAGCTCCATCCGCTTCCCTGTCAGGACGCGTGAGAGCGCCTCCCAACTTTCAAATGCCAAATGGCGCTCACGGAAGGACTCACCACGCTCCGCTCGGTGCCAGGCCTCGAGGAACCGGCGGCTCGCATCGTCTTCGATAGCGCCGCCTACCGTAATCCTTGCTTTGCTCATGTGCCACCTCGAATCCCCATTAACAAGCTGGCGCAGCGGACCATATGGTGTCAACTGCCATATATATTGGCCTGGCGGCGAGATGCGGCCGCTGATGGTGGCAGATTCGCCGTTGACGCAGACGCGCGGTCCGGTTGATATTGTGACCTCACGCTGATATCTTCAGTAAAGTTGATATCTGAAGGAGGCCATTATGTCT
This region of Luteitalea sp. genomic DNA includes:
- a CDS encoding insulinase family protein; the encoded protein is MTRSELPRLALIAALSALALGCATQEESQETTDAFSVPVEYHTLDNGLKVVLSPDTTSPIVTVAVYYNIGFRIEPKERTGFAHLFEHMMFQGSANLGKMEFIQLVQQNGGILNGSTRYDFTNYFEIVPSHKLETMLWAEADRLRGLAITEENLKNQRDVVKNEVRVNVLNQPYGGFPWLDVPQVAFTNWYNSHNFYGEMADLDAASLSDVERFFKSYYAPNNAALVVVGDFESKQALTWIREYFADIPRAETAALPDISEPPQKEERHGSRVAPQANRPALAFAYRMPDRGSPEYFALGVLDQILLQGDDSLLHQALVQRNGFTDQVEGGINWPLGHMFNYNGPTLWMASLYHDSSVKGDQIMREVDGAIGTLQSTPVDQAALDRALAKWRSSFYDAVGSDFGFGRADLLACFALFDDDPAQINTLDQRLREVTPELVQTVAKRYLRAADRTIYTIEPGAEKGQGGAQ